Genomic DNA from Pseudomonas fluorescens:
TATCCCAGCCTCTGGCTGATGCCGAATGGATCGGCGAAGGCTTTTCTGCGGTACTCTTGGACCCACCCCGTGACGGTGCTTTCGAGGTGGTGCGCAAACTGTCGTCCCTGGGTGCCAAACGATTGGTCTATGTATCGTGCAACCCGGCAACTTTGGCCCGGGATACGGTCGAACTGATCAAGCAGGGCTACCGGTTAAAACGTGCCGGGATTCTCGATATGTTTCCTCAAACGGCGCATGTCGAGGCCATGGCGTTATTTGAAGCGAGCCAGGATGGCTTGTCCGACTGACCCGTTCGTGCCAACTCGCCACAGCCCTGGGCGTAAACACGGGCATGAAGGTCAGCGAAGTTGACGCATTGAATCTGCGTCGTAGGGAAGGTAAGTAAAGATGGTACAGGTGAGAGCACACCAGCCGATCAACACCGACGGCAGTATCAATCTCGAGGCTTGGCTCGATCATGCGGTCAGCGTCGACATGGCTCTGGATCGCGAAGCCTTGAAGGCCGCCTGCGAGTTCGCTCGTGAGGCGGAGCAGCAACATAACGCAGCGAAGAACCTGTGGTCCGAAGGCACCTCGAGTTTCCAGACGGGCCTGGAGATCGCCGAAATTCTTGCTGACCTCAAGCTCGACCAGGACTCCCTGGTGGCGGCGGTGTTGTACCGCGGCGTGCGCGAAGGCCAGATCCAGCTACCGGTGGTCAGCCAGCGCTTCGGCACGGTGGTCGCCAAGCTGATCGATGGCGTGCTGCGCATGGCCGCCATCAGCGCCAGCCTCAGCCCGCGCCAGTCCATGGTGCTGGGCACCCAGGGCCAGGTGGAAAACCTGCGCAAGATGCTGGTGGCGATGGTTGACGACGTGCGCGTCGCGCTGATCAAGCTGGCCGAACGTACCTGCGCCATCCGCGCCGTGAAGTCTGCCGATGACGAAAAACGCAATCGGGTCGCCCGGGAGGTGTTCGACATCTATGCCCCCCTGGCCCACCGTCTCGGCATCGGTCACATCAAGTGGGAGCTGGAGGACCTGTCCTTCCGCTACCTGGAGCCGGATCAATACAAACAGATCGCCAAGCTGTTGCATGAGCGGCGCCTGGATCGCGAGCGTTTCATCACCGATGTGATGACCCAGTTGCGCGAAGAGTTGCAGGCCACCGGCGTGGTAGCCGACATCAGTGGCCGGGCCAAGCACATCTACTCGATCTGGCGAAAAATGCAGCGCAAGGGCCTGGAATTCAGCCAGATCTACGACGTTCGCGCCGTTCGCGTCCTGGTCCCGGAAATGCGCGACTGCTACACCGCGCTGGGGATCGTCCATACCTTATGGCGGCACATTCCGAAGGAGTTCGACGACTACATCGCCAACCCCAAGGAAAACGGTTATCGCTCGCTGCACACTGCAGTGATCGGCCCCGAGGGCAAGGTACTGGAAGTGCAGATTCGCACCCATGCGATGCACGAGGAGGCTGAGCTGGGCGTCTGCGCCCACTGGAAATACAAGGGCACCGACGTCAAGTCCGGCTCCAATCACTACGAAGAGAAGATCTCCTGGCTGCGTCAGGTGCTGGAGTGGCACGAGGAACTGGGTGACATCGGCGGCCTGGCCGAACAGCTGCGGGTCGATATCGAGCCGGACCGGGTCTATATCTTCACCCCCGACGGCCATGCCATCGACCTGCCCAAGGGCGCGACGCCGCTGGACTTCGCCTACCGGGTCCACACCGAGATCGGCCACAACTGCCGTGGCGCCAAGATCAACGGGCGGATCGTACCGCTCAACTACAGTCTGCAGACCGGTGAACAGGTCGAGATCATCACCAGCAAGCACGGTACGCCGAGCCGCGACTGGTTGAACCCGAACCTGGGCTACATCACCACGTCGCGGGCCCGGGCGAAAATCGTCCACTG
This window encodes:
- the relA gene encoding GTP diphosphokinase, with translation MVQVRAHQPINTDGSINLEAWLDHAVSVDMALDREALKAACEFAREAEQQHNAAKNLWSEGTSSFQTGLEIAEILADLKLDQDSLVAAVLYRGVREGQIQLPVVSQRFGTVVAKLIDGVLRMAAISASLSPRQSMVLGTQGQVENLRKMLVAMVDDVRVALIKLAERTCAIRAVKSADDEKRNRVAREVFDIYAPLAHRLGIGHIKWELEDLSFRYLEPDQYKQIAKLLHERRLDRERFITDVMTQLREELQATGVVADISGRAKHIYSIWRKMQRKGLEFSQIYDVRAVRVLVPEMRDCYTALGIVHTLWRHIPKEFDDYIANPKENGYRSLHTAVIGPEGKVLEVQIRTHAMHEEAELGVCAHWKYKGTDVKSGSNHYEEKISWLRQVLEWHEELGDIGGLAEQLRVDIEPDRVYIFTPDGHAIDLPKGATPLDFAYRVHTEIGHNCRGAKINGRIVPLNYSLQTGEQVEIITSKHGTPSRDWLNPNLGYITTSRARAKIVHWFKLQARDQNVAAGKTLLERELGRLGLPQVDFDKLAEKANMKTAEDMFAALGAGDLRLAQLVNLAQQLVEPERGNEQLELIPRKATGYKPGKRGDIQIQGVGNLMTQMAGCCQPLPGDAIVGYITQGRGVSIHRQDCASVLQLAGREPERIIQVSWGPVPVLTYPVDIVIRAYDRSGLLRDVSQVLLNERINVLAVNTRSNKEDNTALMSLTIEIPGLDALGRLLGRISQLPNIIETRRNRTPG